Within the Dehalococcoidia bacterium genome, the region CGAACGCCTCATCCGCCTGCGCAAGGACTTCGAAGACCACCTCAACGACCTTGGCGTCGACATCCTCGACCGCTCGATCTACGCCACCTTCCGCGACTGCGTGGACGCCGGCGCGGCGGACAGCGCCCGGGCACTCATGGCCACGCTGCCCGGCCAGGGACTCCAGTGGCAGACACCCCGATGAAGACCATTCTCGTTGTGGACGACGAGCCCGTGATACGCTCGCTGGCCAGCGCCTCCCTCGAGCGGGACGGCTGGCGCGTGGTGCCGGCGGCCGACGCCGCCTCGGCCCTGGCCGAGATTGAGCGCGCCCCGCCCGACCTCATCTTCCTGGACCTCGGCCTGCCGGGGATGGCCGGCGAGGACCTTGCCCGCCGGTTGCGCGCCGACCGGCGCACCGCCTCCATCCCCATTGTCTACCTCACCGGCCGCCGGCTGGAGGCCGCGGACGAGGCGGACGCGGTCCTTACCAAGCCCTTCACGCCGGCCGCCTTGCGCGCCTTCG harbors:
- a CDS encoding response regulator, whose translation is MKTILVVDDEPVIRSLASASLERDGWRVVPAADAASALAEIERAPPDLIFLDLGLPGMAGEDLARRLRADRRTASIPIVYLTGRRLEAADEADAVLTKPFTPAALRAFAANWL